From the Pseudobacteroides sp. genome, one window contains:
- a CDS encoding DUF6954 family protein — translation MIMNLFFGILMAAAFLLVTFFGLGPVLLADGPDSERVATLAVVILIYAVLVTISVVFIRKRRVKSGN, via the coding sequence ATGATTATGAATTTATTCTTCGGTATACTTATGGCTGCCGCATTTTTGCTCGTAACATTCTTCGGACTTGGACCGGTTTTGTTAGCAGACGGACCAGACAGTGAGAGAGTGGCAACTTTGGCAGTTGTTATTCTTATTTATGCTGTACTTGTAACAATCTCAGTGGTATTTATAAGAAAGAGAAGGGTAAAGAGTGGGAATTAA
- a CDS encoding MarR family transcriptional regulator — protein sequence MQINSTIFDLIFNNINKIFYPRDIINIDLELSKSEIVLLLQLEKQGELMMSKVSDSLNVPMSTATGIVERLVKSSYVLRDKSENDRRIVVIKLTDKGKSLVSKIHTLALGYIDDICSELEPEEIDMLIKIFYKVIHVVERKKASDRKPKDNGNEIRKIQID from the coding sequence ATGCAAATAAACTCTACTATATTTGATTTGATTTTTAATAATATAAATAAGATTTTTTATCCTAGGGATATTATTAATATAGATTTGGAGCTATCCAAGTCTGAAATAGTTCTCCTTTTACAGCTTGAAAAACAGGGCGAGCTCATGATGTCAAAGGTATCGGACAGCCTTAATGTTCCAATGAGTACAGCAACAGGTATAGTTGAAAGGCTGGTTAAAAGCAGCTATGTATTAAGGGATAAAAGTGAAAATGACAGGAGAATTGTCGTAATAAAGCTGACAGACAAAGGAAAAAGTCTGGTCTCAAAGATACATACCCTTGCATTAGGATATATAGATGACATTTGCAGTGAGCTTGAACCTGAAGAAATTGATATGCTTATAAAAATATTTTATAAGGTAATACATGTAGTAGAGAGGAAAAAAGCCTCAGACCGCAAGCCTAAGGATAATGGAAATGAGATAAGAAAAATTCAAATAGATTGA
- a CDS encoding ArsA family ATPase yields MRIIVYTGKGGVGKTSIAAATALRSARKGLKTLIISTDAAHSLGDSLDIELGSEPVKIEENLWAQEIDTVHEIEKGWGKVQEYLTMLFTSKSVKDISTEELTVFPGMDELLSLIRILEHYKKGFFDLIVIDCAPTGETLALLSYPDLFRWWMDKLFPIKRKAINLTRPVIEPLLGIPMPSDGVMGEIENIFNQLDEMKKIFTDRKSTSIRIVVNPEKMVIKEAKRSFTYLNIYNFNVDAIVVNRVIPSDITDSYFTLWKEIQSSYIEEARQCFSPIPIMYAPLFEKEIVGVDMLERLGEKVFADLSPEGILYNIKTQTIEKSGKNYLLKINMPFCEKSDLSLAQKADELIIRAGRIKRNITLPKTLQYLSITSAKFEQDTLNIVFGGEKNG; encoded by the coding sequence ATGAGAATTATTGTTTACACAGGCAAAGGCGGAGTGGGAAAAACAAGTATAGCCGCAGCTACAGCTTTGAGATCGGCAAGAAAAGGGCTTAAGACGCTAATAATAAGCACAGATGCAGCACACAGTCTTGGGGATTCCCTAGATATTGAGCTGGGATCGGAACCCGTTAAAATTGAAGAGAACCTCTGGGCTCAAGAGATTGATACTGTTCATGAAATTGAAAAGGGATGGGGGAAGGTTCAGGAATACCTGACCATGCTTTTCACATCCAAATCGGTGAAAGATATTTCAACAGAAGAACTAACAGTATTTCCTGGGATGGACGAACTGCTGAGCCTCATAAGAATTCTGGAACATTACAAGAAAGGTTTTTTTGACCTCATTGTAATAGACTGTGCTCCTACTGGTGAAACCCTGGCACTTTTAAGCTATCCTGATCTTTTCAGGTGGTGGATGGATAAACTTTTTCCGATTAAAAGAAAGGCAATTAACCTCACCAGGCCTGTAATAGAGCCCTTATTAGGGATACCCATGCCTTCGGATGGAGTTATGGGTGAAATTGAAAACATATTCAATCAATTGGATGAAATGAAAAAAATATTTACAGACCGGAAGTCCACCAGCATCAGAATAGTTGTGAATCCTGAAAAAATGGTTATCAAAGAGGCAAAGAGAAGCTTTACCTATCTCAATATATATAACTTCAATGTTGATGCAATTGTTGTAAACAGGGTTATACCCAGTGACATAACGGACAGCTATTTTACGCTTTGGAAGGAAATTCAAAGCAGCTATATTGAAGAAGCTCGGCAATGCTTCTCGCCTATTCCAATAATGTATGCACCGCTTTTTGAAAAGGAAATAGTGGGGGTGGATATGTTGGAAAGGCTTGGAGAAAAGGTTTTTGCAGACCTTAGTCCTGAAGGGATATTATACAACATAAAAACTCAGACAATTGAGAAAAGCGGAAAAAACTATTTATTAAAAATAAATATGCCCTTTTGTGAAAAGAGTGATCTAAGCCTGGCTCAAAAGGCGGATGAACTCATAATAAGGGCGGGCAGAATTAAGAGAAATATTACTCTTCCCAAAACATTGCAGTACCTTTCAATCACATCGGCAAAGTTTGAGCAGGACACTTTAAATATTGTGTTTGGTGGTGAAAAGAATGGATAA
- a CDS encoding MGDG synthase family glycosyltransferase gives MKILILTVSAGAGHIKAAEAISEQIKLKYPDSNIMIIDTYKYISPLLDRIIVGGYLSILKMSPRIYDKYYSLSEPIGSRYNFGSMLNRFLAIKLMELIDEFNPSVIACTNFIPLQILSTLHKKSRLKTPTISVITDYTTHSYWVHEYVSAYVVANDFIKTELINKGISSDIIHPLGIPVGTSFYQNNDKHKLLSKYGMKNKPTILIMGGSLGFGNIKNTFLSLLKLKRDIQIVVITGTNNKLRSQLERYSKNSEKCIHIIGYTDKISDYMEMSDILITKPGGMTVSEALTKNIPLLLISPIPGQEERNAQFLSNIGAAARAIKKGDLENILHQLIDNPLRMCHMKEMAKFLAKPDATEKIAGLLAEMSLAFKEEHSHVKPELQKNSISQSKNTLNISSPDNQPWAY, from the coding sequence ATGAAAATACTTATACTTACAGTCTCTGCTGGAGCAGGACATATTAAAGCAGCTGAAGCAATTAGTGAGCAGATTAAATTAAAATACCCTGACTCCAATATAATGATTATCGATACATATAAATACATAAGCCCTTTATTGGATAGAATCATTGTTGGTGGGTACTTGAGCATTCTTAAAATGTCTCCAAGAATCTATGACAAGTATTACTCATTATCCGAGCCGATAGGAAGTAGATACAATTTTGGAAGCATGCTAAACAGGTTTTTGGCTATAAAGCTGATGGAGCTAATAGATGAATTTAATCCATCGGTTATTGCATGCACCAATTTTATCCCACTCCAGATACTGTCAACGCTTCATAAAAAGAGCAGGCTTAAGACCCCCACAATATCTGTTATAACAGACTACACAACCCATTCCTATTGGGTACATGAGTATGTGTCTGCCTATGTAGTGGCTAACGACTTTATCAAAACCGAGCTTATAAATAAAGGTATTTCAAGCGATATAATTCATCCATTAGGAATCCCTGTAGGGACGAGCTTTTATCAAAATAACGACAAGCACAAGCTTCTATCAAAATATGGTATGAAAAACAAGCCTACAATACTCATAATGGGTGGCAGTCTAGGATTTGGTAATATAAAGAATACTTTCCTGTCTCTATTAAAATTAAAGAGAGATATCCAAATTGTGGTTATAACAGGCACAAATAATAAGCTTCGCAGTCAGCTTGAAAGATATTCAAAAAACTCCGAAAAGTGCATCCATATTATAGGGTATACTGATAAGATTTCAGATTATATGGAAATGTCGGATATATTGATAACAAAGCCCGGAGGAATGACGGTTTCTGAGGCATTGACCAAAAACATACCTCTGCTTCTTATCTCTCCTATCCCAGGTCAGGAAGAAAGAAACGCACAATTTCTTTCTAACATAGGAGCAGCTGCAAGAGCTATTAAAAAGGGTGATCTTGAAAATATACTACACCAGCTAATAGACAATCCCTTAAGAATGTGCCATATGAAAGAAATGGCCAAGTTTCTTGCAAAACCTGATGCAACAGAAAAAATTGCAGGTCTACTTGCAGAAATGTCCCTGGCATTTAAAGAAGAACACAGCCATGTAAAACCAGAACTTCAAAAAAACTCCATATCCCAGAGTAAAAATACACTTAATATATCAAGTCCCGATAATCAGCCTTGGGCTTACTGA
- the ypeB gene encoding germination protein YpeB, producing the protein MGIRDKLLDFKRRLSDRKMYSIVIVIIGALGVWGMYQYKHSGNLRQELDNQYNRAFFDMAGYVRNVEVLLVKSLITSSPQKTASTLQEAWRQANLAQYNLGQLPISSGILANTSKFLTQVGDFSYSMNNQNLQGKPLSDKQYKTLEQLHDYAVKLGSSLGNLQGELSAGRLKWGELSKKGASVFKRTSTTLPSKEFENIDKTFQAYPTLIYDGPFSDHIASAQPRGITGNMLTVQQAKQKVSELFKYKNVKAITQTDKVKSDTIKTYGFRVTFNGVPDDQAANVDVTQRGGHVYWMLMNRPTEKAKLNIDEAKAAGKKYLEKLGYSSMEDTYYIKEDNTATINYAYKQNNVIVYPDLIKVKIALDNGEIVGVESKGYLFSHMTRSIPQPKVTEQQARSMINKKMQVLSSGLAIIPTDYKTELFTYEFKGKLGNNNFLVYINAETGREENILMIVDTDRGILTF; encoded by the coding sequence TTGGGCATTAGAGATAAACTGTTAGATTTTAAGCGAAGGTTATCCGATAGAAAAATGTATAGTATTGTTATCGTTATTATTGGTGCATTAGGGGTTTGGGGAATGTATCAGTACAAGCACTCCGGCAATCTGAGGCAGGAACTGGATAACCAGTATAACAGGGCTTTTTTCGATATGGCAGGCTATGTAAGAAATGTTGAGGTGCTTTTGGTTAAATCACTTATAACCTCATCACCCCAAAAAACAGCATCAACATTGCAGGAGGCGTGGAGACAGGCCAATCTTGCACAGTACAATTTGGGGCAGTTGCCCATTTCATCGGGAATTTTGGCAAACACATCAAAGTTCCTTACCCAGGTAGGGGATTTTTCATACTCTATGAACAACCAGAACCTGCAGGGAAAGCCTTTATCCGACAAACAATACAAAACTTTGGAGCAGCTCCATGATTATGCAGTGAAGCTGGGGTCAAGCCTGGGCAACCTGCAAGGAGAACTCTCTGCGGGGCGATTAAAATGGGGAGAGCTCTCTAAAAAAGGAGCCAGTGTATTTAAAAGAACCTCGACTACACTGCCGTCTAAGGAGTTTGAAAATATTGATAAAACTTTTCAAGCGTACCCGACTCTTATTTATGACGGTCCTTTTTCCGACCATATAGCAAGTGCACAACCAAGAGGCATTACAGGAAATATGCTTACAGTACAACAAGCAAAGCAAAAGGTTTCAGAGCTATTTAAATACAAAAACGTAAAGGCTATAACTCAAACAGATAAGGTAAAGTCCGATACCATAAAAACCTATGGTTTTAGGGTTACATTCAACGGTGTTCCTGATGATCAGGCTGCTAATGTGGATGTTACTCAAAGGGGTGGGCATGTATACTGGATGCTTATGAACAGACCTACGGAAAAAGCCAAGCTCAATATAGACGAAGCAAAGGCAGCCGGGAAAAAATACCTTGAAAAGCTTGGTTATAGCAGCATGGAGGATACTTATTACATTAAGGAGGACAATACTGCAACCATAAACTATGCGTACAAACAGAATAATGTCATAGTCTATCCCGACCTTATCAAAGTAAAGATAGCTCTTGATAATGGTGAAATTGTTGGTGTTGAAAGCAAGGGGTACCTTTTTTCTCATATGACAAGAAGCATACCACAGCCTAAGGTGACTGAGCAGCAGGCACGGAGTATGATAAATAAAAAGATGCAGGTTTTATCTTCTGGTTTGGCTATAATACCAACAGACTACAAAACAGAGCTGTTTACTTATGAGTTTAAGGGAAAACTAGGTAATAATAATTTTCTTGTATATATAAACGCGGAAACAGGAAGAGAAGAAAATATCCTAATGATTGTTGATACTGACAGGGGTATTCTGACTTTCTGA
- a CDS encoding type II CAAX endopeptidase family protein, translated as MNENSFEKEDVNSGMSHEGTRRTFSKPTIKEASVLFSIALIIFMLLSNLIVRLPVGDYYIKAISAEILLVLLPPIIFLFHKKYDIRKVLRLNKISFINIVLIVFITCFSIPVVGILNFANMLIIKLIFGSINLPQVNIPDVVTLVKGFIVIGMSAAVCEEVLFRGVILRGYEKLGNTKAIIITAFLFGLMHHDFQRFLGTFLLGILMGFLVYRADSIYAGMVAHFTNNSLVVLLSYGLGKLSTLGKIAGANGGTSDGDQSLSMFLAMPKIQLITTLGIFAVMFVCFLAALGGLVYAFMKTTTVPSDTDFETRDESKVKGLLWIIPGVAVIVLIYLLQGVSMAGMENEFLRSIIKVLGL; from the coding sequence GTGAATGAAAACAGTTTTGAAAAAGAAGATGTAAATAGTGGGATGTCTCATGAAGGGACACGCAGAACATTTAGCAAGCCTACCATCAAGGAAGCAAGTGTATTGTTCTCTATTGCACTTATAATATTTATGCTGCTTAGCAATCTTATAGTAAGACTTCCTGTTGGAGATTATTATATCAAGGCTATATCAGCGGAGATACTATTGGTTTTGCTGCCGCCTATTATATTCCTGTTCCACAAAAAGTACGATATAAGGAAAGTACTTCGTCTAAATAAGATAAGCTTCATTAACATTGTATTAATAGTATTCATAACTTGCTTTTCAATACCAGTGGTGGGTATATTGAATTTTGCCAATATGCTTATAATTAAATTGATATTTGGCAGCATAAATTTACCTCAGGTAAATATACCTGACGTAGTAACTCTTGTAAAGGGTTTTATTGTAATAGGTATGTCAGCGGCAGTATGCGAGGAAGTCCTTTTTAGGGGAGTTATATTGCGGGGATATGAAAAGCTTGGTAATACCAAAGCAATTATTATTACTGCCTTTTTATTTGGGTTGATGCATCATGATTTTCAAAGGTTTTTAGGAACATTTCTTTTGGGTATACTCATGGGTTTTTTGGTGTACAGGGCAGATTCCATATATGCAGGGATGGTAGCACATTTTACAAATAATTCTCTTGTTGTATTGCTGTCATATGGGCTTGGGAAACTTTCAACGCTGGGAAAAATAGCAGGAGCTAATGGTGGGACGTCAGATGGAGATCAAAGTCTTTCCATGTTTTTAGCAATGCCTAAGATTCAGCTTATAACCACACTTGGAATATTCGCAGTAATGTTTGTTTGCTTTTTGGCAGCTTTAGGCGGCCTGGTTTATGCATTTATGAAAACTACCACAGTACCATCAGATACAGATTTTGAGACCCGAGATGAAAGCAAGGTAAAAGGTTTGCTGTGGATCATACCGGGCGTTGCTGTAATAGTCTTGATTTATTTGCTTCAGGGTGTTTCCATGGCGGGGATGGAAAATGAGTTTTTAAGAAGCATAATAAAAGTATTGGGGCTATAA
- a CDS encoding ATP-binding protein, producing MRKNLYSILKNEYDKKQRLAYDNLTERRNGLYQKVPRLMEIEDEINKLGLKYNKMILLSENSYLQAVDELTRNIDSLKAEREALLVQMGYSRDYLEAVYECSLCKDMGYIEGAHGFESCACFKQQFVALSFEKSNLKLTESENFECFDETLFPDDVDEEKYGIKKSPRDHILGIKEKCLKFIDNFSDPDEKNLYFCGPTGIGKTFMASCIASEILKRGGTVLYHTAPILFDTISSFKLKSLKDEGDEDTKYSSIFDTDLLIIDDLGTESQTTARYAEFLNILNIRQLNNLSRPCKIIISTNIEPGKLYDYYTERVASRIIGGFSFIKFTGEDIRGKTKPQRIIKQVKNGME from the coding sequence ATGAGAAAAAACTTATATAGTATACTTAAAAATGAATATGACAAAAAGCAAAGGCTCGCTTATGATAACCTTACAGAACGGCGCAATGGGCTCTACCAAAAGGTACCCCGGCTGATGGAAATTGAAGACGAAATAAACAAGCTTGGTTTGAAATACAATAAAATGATTCTGCTTTCCGAAAACTCATACCTCCAAGCTGTTGATGAACTGACAAGGAATATTGATTCATTGAAGGCCGAACGGGAGGCTCTACTAGTACAGATGGGCTATTCCAGAGATTATCTCGAGGCTGTCTATGAATGCAGCCTTTGCAAGGATATGGGGTATATTGAAGGTGCTCATGGTTTCGAAAGCTGTGCCTGCTTTAAGCAGCAATTTGTTGCCCTAAGCTTTGAAAAATCCAATCTTAAGCTCACAGAGAGTGAAAACTTTGAGTGCTTTGATGAAACCTTGTTTCCTGATGACGTAGATGAAGAAAAATATGGGATCAAAAAATCTCCTCGAGATCACATCCTAGGTATAAAGGAAAAGTGCCTCAAATTTATAGATAACTTTTCAGATCCAGACGAGAAAAATTTGTATTTCTGCGGTCCCACAGGTATAGGCAAAACCTTTATGGCCAGTTGCATTGCTTCAGAAATACTTAAAAGAGGCGGTACCGTACTTTATCATACCGCCCCCATACTCTTTGACACAATAAGCAGTTTCAAACTTAAGTCATTAAAAGACGAAGGGGATGAGGATACAAAGTACAGCAGCATCTTTGATACCGACCTTCTTATAATAGACGATTTGGGAACTGAATCCCAAACAACTGCCAGGTATGCAGAGTTTTTAAATATTTTGAACATAAGACAGCTCAATAATCTTTCAAGGCCGTGTAAAATCATAATATCTACAAACATTGAGCCCGGCAAACTATATGACTACTATACCGAGAGGGTAGCCTCACGAATAATAGGCGGTTTTTCCTTTATTAAGTTTACCGGAGAAGACATCAGAGGCAAAACAAAACCTCAAAGAATAATAAAGCAAGTTAAAAACGGAATGGAATAA
- a CDS encoding DnaD domain protein produces the protein MFFESYKSILYSDTLVPDIFINEYMPSMDGDCVKIFVHCLFLSKYNKYASAKDLSKKLGIDLNKVKDSLIYLESIGVITRKENSSSITISDLKEKEIKKIYRLKQTSTPEEAILSSERNKSRNAIIKSINNKFFQGVMPPSWYTDIDAWFDKYNFEDDVMFALFQYCYEHNGLTKNYIVKVADSWKSKNVRNSIDLDNYSLQYERFKSIRGKIVKKLGLGRNLTEYESEYVEKWVEKYKYDFEIIELALKKTPKKANPSFEYLNSIITDWYNNNLKTKDEILAYDNARKQSMKQQYKVSEVPQHSNFNQRKYDKDYFENLYEEI, from the coding sequence ATGTTTTTTGAGTCGTATAAATCAATCCTCTATTCAGATACGCTTGTTCCGGATATTTTTATAAATGAGTACATGCCCTCAATGGATGGGGATTGTGTTAAAATATTTGTGCACTGCTTGTTCCTTAGCAAGTATAATAAATATGCTTCTGCCAAGGATCTTTCAAAAAAGCTTGGCATTGATTTAAACAAAGTAAAGGATTCACTGATATACCTGGAAAGTATAGGCGTTATTACAAGGAAGGAAAACAGCAGCAGCATCACCATCAGCGACCTGAAAGAAAAAGAAATCAAAAAAATATATAGACTTAAGCAAACTTCAACTCCTGAAGAAGCCATTCTTAGTTCCGAGAGAAATAAATCCAGGAATGCGATAATTAAGTCTATAAACAACAAATTTTTCCAAGGGGTAATGCCCCCATCATGGTATACTGATATTGATGCATGGTTTGATAAATACAATTTTGAGGATGATGTAATGTTTGCACTCTTTCAATATTGTTATGAGCATAACGGGCTTACCAAAAACTACATAGTAAAGGTAGCTGACAGCTGGAAAAGCAAAAATGTTCGCAATTCAATTGATCTTGATAATTATTCTTTGCAGTATGAGAGGTTTAAGAGCATCCGGGGCAAAATTGTGAAAAAACTTGGTCTTGGAAGAAACCTTACCGAATATGAAAGCGAATATGTTGAAAAATGGGTTGAGAAGTACAAATATGATTTTGAGATAATTGAATTGGCCCTTAAAAAAACGCCTAAAAAGGCTAATCCAAGCTTTGAATATCTCAACTCAATTATAACTGACTGGTACAATAACAACCTTAAGACTAAGGATGAAATACTGGCCTATGACAATGCGAGAAAGCAAAGTATGAAGCAGCAGTACAAGGTCTCGGAAGTGCCTCAGCATTCCAACTTCAACCAGCGAAAGTACGACAAGGATTACTTCGAAAATTTGTATGAAGAAATTTAA
- a CDS encoding MerR family transcriptional regulator translates to MTISEAIKETGLTKRAIRFYEEEGLINPAANPENGYRNFSSKDIDRLIKISLLRQLGLSIDNIKELINSPDSIIGVLTSHLDKIDKTIKTLEKSKDLINEIIADNNIKNSNDFMTKLKSLRDHFEYEDKTKSGYVKRQLLKIFPGSFGKMLILHFSPFLNDPIDSKDKEKAWGEIVSFLDKSEPFKYPDEFGKNLDCIPEDTLLEIAKEQNKEIQAIINYTPQELEEYKTKIIDSIRSLNQNKEFIENRQKTWQTNLDLKNSLLSEGYYDRFVRNLRIISSDYDKYQEILNKLNADLGLYYDETGNIQIPQDIL, encoded by the coding sequence ATGACTATTAGCGAAGCTATAAAAGAGACAGGGCTTACAAAGAGGGCAATACGTTTCTATGAGGAAGAAGGCCTTATAAATCCTGCAGCTAATCCTGAAAATGGCTATAGGAATTTTAGTTCAAAGGATATAGACAGGTTAATAAAAATTTCACTGTTAAGGCAGCTTGGGCTTAGCATTGATAACATAAAAGAGCTTATTAACTCACCTGACAGCATTATTGGAGTCCTTACTTCCCATCTTGACAAAATAGACAAAACCATTAAAACCCTTGAAAAGAGCAAAGATTTAATCAACGAGATTATTGCAGATAACAACATTAAAAATTCTAATGATTTTATGACTAAATTGAAAAGCCTTAGGGATCATTTTGAATATGAAGACAAGACCAAATCGGGTTATGTCAAAAGACAACTACTAAAAATATTTCCCGGTTCTTTTGGAAAGATGCTCATACTTCATTTTTCCCCCTTTTTAAACGACCCTATAGATAGCAAGGATAAAGAAAAGGCATGGGGTGAAATTGTAAGTTTCTTGGATAAGTCTGAGCCATTTAAGTATCCAGATGAATTCGGTAAAAATCTGGACTGTATTCCTGAAGATACTCTTTTAGAAATCGCAAAGGAGCAAAATAAAGAAATACAGGCCATTATTAATTATACTCCCCAAGAGCTGGAAGAATACAAAACAAAAATTATAGATTCAATAAGGTCCCTGAATCAAAATAAGGAATTTATTGAAAATCGTCAAAAGACATGGCAAACAAACTTGGATTTAAAAAACAGTCTTTTATCCGAAGGGTATTATGACCGATTTGTGAGAAATCTTAGAATAATCAGCAGTGATTATGACAAATATCAAGAAATACTTAATAAACTTAATGCCGATTTGGGTCTATATTATGATGAAACTGGAAATATTCAAATACCCCAGGATATACTGTAA
- the hypB gene encoding hydrogenase nickel incorporation protein HypB: protein MEIKVLKNIMHANQQIAEDNRKSFSEKHITVINVMASPGAGKTSTILKIIDTLKDKVGLGVIEGDIASSIDAEKVDALGIPVIQINTGGGCHLDANMIKTVMPDLKIQDNSIVFIENVGNLVCPSTFDLGESIKMVIASVPEGHDKPFKYTSMFEAADIIVLNKTDLMPYIDFDKDMFYKGVQALSQKATVIEVSCRTGEGVDSLVDWLIERHNSAS, encoded by the coding sequence ATGGAAATAAAAGTTTTAAAAAATATAATGCATGCAAATCAGCAGATCGCTGAAGACAACAGAAAGTCATTCAGCGAAAAACATATTACAGTCATAAATGTTATGGCATCCCCAGGTGCCGGCAAGACCAGCACAATTTTGAAGATTATTGATACACTTAAAGACAAGGTAGGTCTTGGGGTAATTGAGGGTGATATAGCCTCAAGCATTGATGCAGAAAAAGTCGACGCTCTTGGGATTCCGGTCATACAAATAAATACCGGAGGCGGTTGCCATCTTGATGCAAATATGATAAAGACAGTTATGCCTGACCTTAAAATTCAAGATAATTCTATTGTTTTTATAGAAAATGTAGGTAACCTTGTATGCCCTTCAACCTTTGACCTTGGAGAAAGCATTAAAATGGTCATAGCCAGCGTTCCTGAAGGCCATGACAAGCCCTTTAAGTATACTTCCATGTTTGAAGCTGCTGATATAATTGTCCTCAATAAGACCGATCTAATGCCATATATTGATTTTGATAAAGACATGTTCTATAAAGGAGTACAAGCCTTGAGCCAGAAAGCCACTGTAATAGAAGTATCGTGCAGGACAGGCGAGGGTGTTGACTCGCTGGTTGACTGGTTAATAGAAAGGCATAACAGTGCATCTTAG
- a CDS encoding trimeric intracellular cation channel family protein has product MVFIDIMDIAGTAAFAISGILMGIKSKLDFFGLFVLGVFTACGGGLIRDVILNRGMPVLFTDSKYMTTIVISTILTCLLYRFITRLSTFIQIFDALGLGTFTILTAYQCILLKVPLIGIIFISVLTGVGGGIVRDIMVNEVPLIFRGEIYALASIIGAFSFYILYNNLDSIINLYLCILIVFAVRIISMYFNINLPVLKTDGKLFQNGKS; this is encoded by the coding sequence ATGGTTTTTATAGATATTATGGATATTGCCGGAACAGCGGCTTTTGCCATATCTGGTATACTGATGGGAATTAAAAGCAAGCTTGATTTCTTCGGCCTGTTTGTGCTTGGAGTCTTTACCGCTTGCGGTGGAGGGCTTATAAGAGATGTCATACTTAATAGGGGCATGCCGGTGCTTTTTACAGACTCAAAATATATGACAACCATAGTAATTTCCACCATACTAACATGCTTACTTTATAGGTTTATAACCAGACTTTCCACCTTCATACAAATTTTTGATGCACTGGGACTTGGCACCTTTACCATACTCACTGCTTATCAATGTATACTTCTGAAAGTGCCCCTTATAGGGATAATATTCATTTCTGTTTTAACAGGAGTAGGGGGCGGCATAGTACGAGATATTATGGTAAATGAAGTTCCATTAATATTTAGGGGTGAAATATATGCATTAGCTTCTATTATTGGTGCTTTTTCGTTTTATATCCTGTATAATAATCTGGATAGCATAATAAATTTGTATCTATGCATCCTTATTGTTTTTGCTGTTAGAATCATATCAATGTATTTTAATATTAACCTGCCTGTGCTAAAAACAGACGGCAAGCTATTTCAAAACGGCAAATCATAA